The following proteins come from a genomic window of Gottfriedia acidiceleris:
- the rnc gene encoding ribonuclease III — protein MPHSRRVREYKLSDVEKENFVKFQKQINIMFNNESLLIQAFTHSSYVNEHRKKPYEDNERLEYLGDAVLELTVSQYLFQKYITMSEGELTKLRAAIVCEPSLVKFANELDFGRYILLGRGEEMTGGRTRPALLADVFEAFIGSLYLDQGLQTVINFLSLHIFPKINDGAFSHVMDFKSQLQEFVQRDSTGSIEYKILQEKGPAHNREFVSKVLLNGETLGIGSGRSKKEAEQQAAKEALIKLKESSK, from the coding sequence ATGCCGCATTCAAGAAGAGTAAGAGAATATAAACTTTCTGATGTTGAAAAAGAAAACTTTGTTAAATTTCAAAAACAAATAAATATTATGTTTAATAATGAAAGCTTGCTAATTCAAGCGTTTACACATTCATCCTATGTGAATGAGCATCGTAAAAAACCATATGAAGATAATGAGAGATTAGAATATTTAGGGGATGCTGTTTTAGAGCTTACCGTTTCACAATATTTATTTCAAAAATATATTACTATGAGTGAAGGCGAGTTAACAAAATTACGTGCCGCAATCGTTTGTGAACCATCACTTGTGAAATTTGCGAATGAATTAGATTTTGGTCGATATATATTACTTGGTCGCGGAGAAGAAATGACTGGTGGTCGAACACGTCCAGCATTACTTGCGGATGTTTTTGAAGCATTCATTGGATCATTATATTTGGACCAAGGATTACAAACAGTTATTAACTTCTTATCTCTTCATATATTCCCAAAAATAAACGATGGTGCTTTTTCGCATGTGATGGATTTTAAAAGTCAATTACAAGAGTTTGTACAAAGGGATTCCACAGGTTCAATTGAATATAAAATACTTCAAGAAAAAGGACCAGCTCATAACCGAGAATTTGTTTCAAAAGTATTATTAAATGGTGAAACATTAGGAATCGGTAGTGGTAGGTCTAAAAAAGAAGCAGAGCAACAAGCAGCTAAAGAAGCATTAATAAAATTAAAAGAGTCAAGTAAATAG
- the acpP gene encoding acyl carrier protein, protein MQDVLERVSKIIVDRLGVEESEIQITSRFKEDLDADSLDVVELVMQLEDEFELEISDEDAEKIVTVGDVVNYIESNM, encoded by the coding sequence ATGCAAGATGTATTAGAGCGCGTATCAAAGATTATTGTTGACCGTTTAGGTGTAGAAGAATCTGAGATCCAAATTACAAGCCGTTTCAAAGAAGATTTAGACGCAGACTCATTAGACGTAGTTGAATTAGTAATGCAATTAGAAGATGAGTTTGAATTAGAAATTTCTGACGAAGATGCTGAAAAAATCGTCACAGTTGGTGATGTTGTGAACTACATAGAGAGCAACATGTAA
- the fabG gene encoding 3-oxoacyl-[acyl-carrier-protein] reductase, whose amino-acid sequence MLNGKVALVTGGSRGIGRAIALSLAKNGANVVVNYSGNEAAALKVVEEITALGVKAIAYKANVSNGEEVAALVKNTVDEFGSIDILVNNAGITRDGLLLRMKDADWDDVIDTNLKGVFNCIKAAAKFMTRQRNGRIINISSVVGQIGNPGQMNYVAAKAGVLGLTKTAAKELASRNITVNAIAPGFIETDMTNELNEQIRTQMLSSIPLQSFGQPEDIANAVVFLAMDASRYITGQTINVDGGLVMN is encoded by the coding sequence ATGCTAAATGGAAAAGTTGCATTAGTTACAGGTGGATCTCGTGGTATCGGACGAGCAATCGCATTATCTTTAGCAAAAAATGGTGCGAATGTAGTTGTTAATTATTCTGGAAATGAAGCGGCTGCGCTTAAAGTTGTAGAAGAAATTACAGCACTTGGAGTTAAAGCTATAGCATATAAAGCAAATGTATCAAATGGTGAAGAAGTTGCTGCTTTAGTAAAAAATACTGTTGATGAATTTGGAAGTATTGATATACTAGTAAACAACGCAGGTATTACAAGAGACGGCCTTTTATTACGTATGAAAGATGCTGATTGGGATGATGTAATTGATACAAACTTAAAAGGTGTTTTCAATTGTATCAAAGCAGCAGCGAAGTTTATGACTCGTCAACGTAATGGCCGCATCATTAATATTAGTTCAGTTGTTGGACAAATTGGTAATCCAGGCCAAATGAACTATGTAGCAGCAAAAGCTGGCGTATTAGGTTTAACAAAAACAGCAGCAAAAGAATTGGCTTCTAGAAATATTACAGTTAATGCAATTGCACCTGGTTTTATTGAAACTGATATGACAAATGAATTAAATGAGCAAATCAGAACACAAATGTTATCAAGTATTCCATTGCAATCTTTTGGTCAACCAGAAGATATTGCTAATGCAGTAGTATTCTTAGCAATGGATGCAAGTAGATACATTACTGGACAAACAATCAATGTTGATGGTGGACTTGTAATGAATTAA
- the fabD gene encoding ACP S-malonyltransferase, translating to MGKVAFIFPGQGSQKVGMGKDVAESYNECGSIFETANEKIGFSLSEIIFNGTDEELTATYHAQPAILTTSIAMLEKIKSAGIKPDFVAGHSLGEFTALVAANSISFEDGVKLVHKRGQLMEQAVPVGQGAMAAVLFLAPEKIEEVISEVNKNGHSVGIANYNSPTQVVITGDAEGVQIASGLLKEAGAKRVLPLKVSGPFHSSLMKPASEEFQNELGKINVNDCVTPLISNVTAKVVTDANEIKELLVNQLYSPVKWNQSIQELVDLGVDTFVEIGPGKVLTGLVKAISPSSKLVNVYDVETLNQFLNEWEEIKSC from the coding sequence ATGGGTAAAGTGGCGTTTATTTTTCCTGGACAAGGATCACAAAAAGTTGGAATGGGTAAAGATGTAGCTGAGAGCTATAATGAATGTGGATCAATTTTTGAAACTGCTAACGAAAAAATTGGTTTTAGTCTTTCAGAGATTATTTTCAATGGAACTGATGAAGAGTTAACTGCTACATATCATGCACAGCCAGCAATCTTAACAACTTCAATTGCTATGCTTGAGAAGATTAAATCAGCTGGAATTAAACCAGACTTTGTTGCTGGTCATAGTTTAGGTGAGTTTACAGCACTTGTAGCAGCAAATAGTATTTCATTTGAAGACGGTGTTAAATTAGTACATAAACGTGGGCAATTAATGGAACAAGCAGTACCAGTAGGACAAGGTGCTATGGCAGCTGTATTATTTTTAGCTCCAGAAAAAATTGAAGAAGTTATTTCTGAAGTGAATAAAAATGGTCATTCTGTAGGTATTGCAAATTATAATTCTCCTACACAAGTAGTTATTACTGGAGATGCAGAAGGTGTACAAATTGCTTCTGGTTTACTAAAAGAAGCTGGAGCAAAACGTGTATTACCTTTAAAAGTAAGTGGTCCATTCCACTCATCTTTAATGAAACCTGCAAGCGAAGAATTCCAAAACGAGCTTGGTAAAATAAATGTAAATGATTGCGTAACGCCATTAATTTCAAATGTTACTGCTAAAGTTGTGACAGATGCAAATGAAATTAAGGAATTATTAGTTAATCAATTATATTCTCCGGTAAAATGGAACCAATCGATTCAAGAATTAGTTGACCTTGGTGTTGATACATTCGTTGAAATTGGTCCTGGAAAAGTTTTAACTGGATTAGTAAAAGCAATCTCTCCTTCATCTAAATTAGTAAATGTTTATGATGTTGAAACGTTAAACCAATTTTTAAATGAATGGGAGGAAATAAAATCATGCTAA
- the plsX gene encoding phosphate acyltransferase PlsX: MKLAIDAMGGDHAPKAIVEGAMLAVEKLNDIHITLIGDESKIKPFLTNDKNITIIHTDEVIEGTEEPVRAVRRKKNASMVLMAYQVKEGNADACISAGNTGALMTAGLLVVGRMEGVERPALSPTMPTLDGKGFVFLDVGANVDAKASHLLQYAIMGSVYAQQVRGIHNPTVGLLNVGTEDKKGNELAKQTFQLLRESNLNFIGNVEARDLMNSVADVVVTDGYTGNVALKAIEGTALAMFSLIKDAMLTNFTSKLAAAVLKPNLKGVKKKMDYSEYGGAALFGLKSPVIKAHGSSDAMGIFSAIKQTQTMVEHNVVKLVSDHMEKIESNA, from the coding sequence ATGAAATTAGCTATCGATGCAATGGGTGGAGATCATGCTCCAAAAGCCATCGTTGAAGGTGCGATGCTTGCAGTTGAAAAATTGAATGATATACATATTACTTTAATTGGTGATGAATCAAAAATTAAACCATTCTTAACGAATGATAAAAATATAACGATAATCCATACAGATGAAGTAATTGAAGGAACTGAAGAGCCAGTTAGAGCGGTTAGAAGAAAGAAGAATGCTTCTATGGTTTTAATGGCATATCAAGTAAAAGAAGGTAATGCTGATGCATGTATTTCTGCTGGAAATACTGGCGCATTAATGACAGCGGGACTATTAGTTGTTGGCCGAATGGAAGGTGTAGAACGACCTGCACTTTCACCTACTATGCCTACATTAGATGGAAAAGGCTTTGTTTTCCTTGATGTAGGTGCTAATGTTGATGCAAAAGCAAGTCATTTACTTCAATATGCGATAATGGGCTCTGTTTATGCACAACAAGTAAGAGGCATACATAATCCGACCGTAGGATTACTAAATGTCGGTACGGAAGATAAAAAAGGTAATGAACTTGCGAAACAAACTTTCCAACTACTAAGAGAAAGTAATTTGAATTTTATAGGAAATGTAGAAGCTAGAGACTTAATGAATTCAGTAGCAGATGTAGTAGTTACAGACGGGTATACTGGAAATGTAGCTTTAAAAGCGATTGAAGGTACTGCACTTGCAATGTTTTCATTAATAAAAGATGCGATGCTTACTAATTTCACATCCAAGCTTGCAGCAGCTGTTTTAAAACCAAACTTAAAAGGTGTTAAAAAGAAAATGGATTACTCTGAGTATGGTGGAGCAGCTTTATTTGGCTTAAAATCACCTGTCATTAAGGCTCATGGAAGTTCTGATGCTATGGGGATTTTTAGTGCAATTAAGCAAACACAAACGATGGTTGAACATAATGTTGTAAAACTAGTAAGTGATCACATGGAGAAAATCGAATCAAATGCATAA
- the fapR gene encoding transcription factor FapR, with translation MRRNKKDRHELLKKIIKENPFITDEDLANQLSVSIQTIRLDRLELSIPELRERIKNVATQQLEDVKSLPVDEIIGEVIDIHLNESAISIFDVKQEHTFSRNGIARGHHLFAQANSLAVAVIHDDLALTAKSNFVFIKPVKTNDRVIAKAKVLPQKGDPRRTTVDINGYVEKEHVFHGLFEMYHRSIEE, from the coding sequence ATGAGAAGAAATAAAAAAGATCGTCATGAATTGTTAAAAAAAATTATAAAAGAAAATCCGTTTATTACAGATGAAGATTTAGCTAATCAATTATCTGTGAGCATACAAACTATTCGTCTTGATCGTCTTGAATTATCAATTCCTGAGTTAAGGGAGCGCATCAAAAATGTTGCCACTCAGCAATTAGAAGATGTAAAATCACTACCAGTAGATGAAATAATCGGTGAAGTTATTGATATTCATTTAAACGAAAGTGCCATTTCTATATTTGATGTTAAACAAGAGCATACTTTTAGTAGAAATGGAATTGCCCGAGGTCATCACTTATTTGCTCAAGCAAATTCATTAGCAGTTGCAGTTATTCATGATGATTTAGCTCTTACAGCTAAATCCAATTTTGTTTTTATTAAACCAGTAAAAACAAATGATCGAGTAATTGCCAAGGCAAAGGTTTTACCGCAAAAAGGAGATCCGAGGCGTACTACAGTTGATATCAATGGCTATGTTGAAAAAGAACATGTATTCCATGGCTTATTCGAAATGTACCACCGAAGTATTGAAGAATAG
- the recG gene encoding ATP-dependent DNA helicase RecG has translation MSIELEQKVSVLSGVGEETEAQLNDMGIFTINDLIEYLPYRYEDFRNKDLSEVKHEERVTVEGIVHSAPLLQYFGKSKSRLTFRLLVDRYLITVICFNRPYFKTKINLNEHVTVSGKWDQHKQTITLSDLVFGSRTNSHEIEPVYSIKGKMSVKTMRKFVEQSFKKYGHLINDLVPNELIQKYKLLNRLETLRLLHHPIDANSLKQARRSFVYEEFFLFQLKMQALRKIQRNHSKGIPKTLNIEKIQQLIQSLPFPLTSAQNRVVQEIFTDLESPYRMNRLLQGDVGSGKTVVATIALYACTLNGYQGALMVPTEILAEQHFESLAKMLQHTEVNVELLTSSVKGKKRREILERLKNGEVHILVGTHALIQDEVQFNKLGIVITDEQHRFGVGQRRVLREKGYFPDVLFMTATPIPRTLAITAFGEMDVSIIDEYPAGRKKIETYWVKQEMFDRVLDFISKEIKNGRQAYLICPLIEESEKLDLQNALDLHSVLTFHYQNMAKVGLMHGKLSSTEKDDVMKAFAANDVQILVSTTVVEVGVNVPNATVMVIYDADRFGLSQLHQLRGRVGRGSEQSYCILVGDPKSEVGKERLTIMTETNDGFELSEKDLELRGPGDFFGKQQSGVPEFKMADMVHDYRALEVARNDATLLVNSDVFWKANEYQGLRMYLDRTGIFNSEKLD, from the coding sequence GTGAGTATTGAACTTGAACAAAAAGTATCTGTATTAAGTGGTGTCGGCGAGGAAACTGAAGCACAATTAAATGATATGGGTATTTTTACTATAAATGACTTAATCGAATATTTACCGTATCGGTATGAGGATTTTCGAAATAAGGATTTATCAGAAGTGAAGCATGAAGAGCGCGTGACTGTCGAGGGGATTGTTCATAGCGCTCCTCTTCTTCAATATTTTGGCAAAAGTAAATCACGACTAACATTTCGACTTTTAGTTGATCGATACTTAATTACTGTTATTTGTTTTAATCGACCATATTTTAAAACAAAGATAAACTTAAATGAACATGTAACTGTTTCTGGCAAGTGGGATCAACATAAACAAACCATTACATTATCAGACCTTGTATTTGGTTCTCGTACGAATAGTCATGAAATAGAGCCTGTCTATTCTATTAAGGGAAAAATGTCTGTAAAAACAATGCGTAAATTTGTTGAGCAGTCGTTTAAAAAATATGGACATTTAATAAATGACTTAGTACCAAACGAACTAATTCAAAAATATAAACTTTTAAATCGTTTAGAAACATTGAGATTACTTCACCACCCAATTGATGCGAATAGTTTAAAACAAGCTAGAAGAAGCTTTGTTTATGAAGAGTTTTTTCTTTTTCAACTAAAAATGCAAGCACTTCGAAAAATTCAGCGTAATCATTCTAAAGGTATCCCTAAAACATTAAACATTGAAAAAATTCAACAATTAATCCAATCCTTACCATTTCCTCTGACATCAGCTCAAAATAGAGTTGTACAAGAAATATTTACAGATTTAGAAAGTCCTTATCGAATGAATCGCCTATTACAAGGTGATGTTGGATCGGGAAAAACTGTTGTCGCTACGATTGCTTTATATGCATGTACACTTAATGGTTATCAAGGTGCATTAATGGTGCCTACAGAAATTTTAGCTGAGCAACATTTTGAATCTTTAGCAAAAATGCTACAACATACAGAAGTAAATGTTGAGCTTCTTACAAGTTCTGTAAAAGGTAAAAAGCGTCGTGAAATCCTAGAACGACTAAAAAACGGTGAGGTACATATTTTAGTTGGTACCCATGCTTTAATTCAAGATGAGGTTCAATTTAATAAATTAGGCATTGTCATAACAGATGAACAACATCGATTTGGTGTTGGTCAACGAAGAGTTTTAAGAGAAAAAGGCTATTTCCCTGATGTCTTATTTATGACAGCAACTCCAATACCAAGAACTTTAGCAATAACAGCTTTTGGTGAAATGGATGTATCGATCATTGATGAATATCCGGCTGGTCGTAAAAAAATAGAAACGTATTGGGTCAAGCAAGAAATGTTTGATCGCGTTTTAGATTTTATCAGTAAAGAAATCAAGAATGGACGACAAGCATATCTAATCTGTCCACTTATTGAGGAGTCAGAAAAATTAGACCTTCAGAATGCATTAGATTTACATAGTGTTCTAACTTTTCATTATCAAAATATGGCGAAGGTTGGATTAATGCATGGAAAGCTTTCATCAACAGAGAAGGATGACGTGATGAAGGCATTTGCTGCTAATGACGTTCAAATATTAGTATCAACGACAGTTGTAGAAGTAGGTGTAAATGTACCGAATGCAACTGTGATGGTTATTTATGATGCAGATCGCTTTGGGCTTTCACAATTACATCAGCTAAGAGGACGAGTTGGACGAGGTTCTGAACAATCGTATTGTATTTTAGTTGGTGACCCAAAAAGTGAAGTAGGAAAAGAAAGATTAACAATCATGACAGAAACAAACGATGGTTTTGAGTTAAGTGAAAAAGATTTAGAACTTAGAGGACCAGGAGATTTCTTTGGAAAACAACAAAGTGGTGTGCCTGAATTTAAAATGGCTGATATGGTACATGATTATCGTGCATTAGAAGTTGCGCGAAATGATGCAACATTACTTGTTAATTCAGATGTATTTTGGAAAGCTAATGAATATCAAGGATTAAGAATGTACTTAGACAGAACGGGAATATTTAATTCTGAAAAATTAGATTAG
- the sdaAA gene encoding L-serine ammonia-lyase, iron-sulfur-dependent, subunit alpha: MFKNVAELVELAESKNVKISEIMIQQEMLFTGRSREEIIGKMEQNLVVMEKAVERGLAGVHSPTGLTGGDAVLLQNYIAKGNSLSGHLLLDAVSKAVATNEVNAAMGTICATPTAGSAGVVPGTLFAVKEKLNPTRMQMIEFLFASGAFGFVVANNASISGAAGGCQAEVGSASGMAAAAIVEMAGGTPSQSAEAFAITLKNMLGLVCDPVAGLVEVPCVKRNAMGAANAMVAADMALAGITSRIPCDEVIDAMYRIGQTMPSALRETAEGGLAATPTGRELEAKIFGVSLKK, from the coding sequence ATGTTTAAAAATGTTGCTGAATTAGTTGAATTAGCTGAATCAAAAAATGTTAAAATTTCAGAAATAATGATTCAACAAGAGATGTTGTTTACAGGAAGAAGCCGTGAAGAGATTATCGGTAAAATGGAGCAAAATCTTGTTGTTATGGAAAAAGCAGTTGAAAGAGGTCTTGCAGGTGTTCACTCGCCAACTGGTTTAACTGGAGGAGACGCTGTATTACTTCAAAATTATATTGCAAAAGGTAATTCGCTTTCTGGCCATTTACTTTTAGATGCTGTTAGTAAAGCAGTTGCGACAAATGAAGTAAATGCTGCAATGGGTACGATTTGTGCAACTCCTACAGCTGGTTCTGCTGGGGTAGTTCCTGGAACCCTTTTTGCTGTAAAAGAAAAATTAAATCCTACTCGAATGCAAATGATTGAATTCTTATTTGCATCAGGTGCTTTCGGTTTTGTTGTAGCTAATAATGCGTCAATTTCAGGTGCTGCAGGTGGCTGTCAAGCAGAAGTAGGCTCTGCAAGTGGTATGGCAGCAGCTGCGATCGTTGAAATGGCTGGTGGTACTCCAAGTCAAAGTGCTGAAGCATTTGCTATTACATTAAAAAATATGCTTGGTTTAGTATGTGACCCGGTTGCAGGTTTAGTAGAAGTACCATGTGTTAAGCGAAATGCAATGGGTGCTGCTAACGCAATGGTAGCTGCAGATATGGCATTAGCAGGTATTACAAGTCGAATTCCATGTGACGAAGTAATTGATGCTATGTATCGAATTGGACAAACAATGCCATCTGCGCTAAGAGAAACTGCAGAAGGAGGACTAGCGGCAACGCCAACAGGACGTGAATTGGAAGCAAAAATATTTGGTGTTTCGCTAAAAAAATAG
- the sdaAB gene encoding L-serine ammonia-lyase, iron-sulfur-dependent subunit beta, with protein MKYKSVFDIIGPIMIGPSSSHTAGAAKIGRVARNLYGKEPKKILISLYGSFAKTYRGHGTDVALIGGLLDFDTFDERIPESLNIAQEKGMSIDFVEEDAVTEHPNTVKISILDNEQPFELVGISIGGGKIEIIELNGFELKLSGNYPAILVVHNDRFGSIAGVTNVLMKYAVNIGHMEVSRKEVGQIALMAIEVDQDLDDKIIKEIESLPHIIRVTKMVD; from the coding sequence ATGAAATATAAAAGTGTTTTTGACATAATTGGACCAATTATGATTGGTCCATCTAGTTCACATACAGCGGGAGCTGCTAAAATTGGTCGTGTAGCAAGAAATCTTTATGGAAAAGAACCAAAAAAGATTTTGATTTCATTATATGGTTCATTTGCTAAAACATATCGTGGACATGGGACAGATGTTGCGCTTATTGGTGGATTATTGGATTTTGATACATTTGATGAGCGTATTCCAGAATCATTAAATATTGCACAAGAAAAAGGGATGTCAATTGATTTCGTTGAAGAAGATGCAGTAACGGAGCATCCAAATACAGTGAAAATTTCTATTCTCGATAATGAGCAACCATTTGAATTAGTGGGAATTTCAATCGGTGGTGGAAAAATTGAAATTATTGAATTGAATGGTTTTGAACTTAAACTTTCGGGTAATTACCCTGCAATACTTGTTGTTCATAATGACCGTTTTGGTTCAATTGCTGGTGTAACAAATGTTCTAATGAAATATGCTGTAAATATTGGCCATATGGAAGTTTCACGTAAAGAAGTCGGACAAATTGCATTGATGGCAATTGAGGTCGACCAAGATCTAGATGATAAAATTATTAAAGAAATTGAATCTTTACCACATATCATTCGCGTTACGAAAATGGTTGATTAA
- a CDS encoding DAK2 domain-containing protein, which yields MSIKRIDGKLFAEMVIQGANNLTKNVKFVDSLNVFPVPDGDTGTNMNLSITSGSKEVKEKPNSHVGKVGQSFAKGLLMGARGNSGVILSQLFRGFSKSIESKDTISTTDFALALEAGVETAYKAVMKPIEGTILTVARETAKKAVVIAKTHEEFIPFLEETIIEANASLNRTPDLLPVLKQVGVVDSGGQGLVLVYEGFLASLKGEEISLEGAEATLSLEELVEAEHRNVQSMLNTEDIVYGYCTEFMVRFEKDKLNKHPFDIDTFRKELSAWGDSLLVVADDEIVKVHIHAEYPGEVFNLGQRFGSFLKLKAENMREQHTNLLHEEVSNESPSKNVSTQSTEKQEFGIVTVAMGSGIKALFESIGATVVIEGGQTMNPSTEDIVKAIEQCNAENVIVLPNNGNIVMAAEQAASVAECNVAVVTSKTVPQGMAALLSFNPTATLDENKSGMQDALKTVKTGQITYAVRDTEIDGVEITKDHFMGILESKIVTTDANQLEAAKKLLQDMIDEDSEILTILYGQDVSNEEISKLVEFAEESFDHLEVEVHNGNQPLYSYIFSIE from the coding sequence GTGTCGATAAAACGTATTGACGGTAAATTATTTGCAGAAATGGTGATTCAAGGTGCAAATAACTTAACGAAAAATGTAAAATTTGTAGATTCATTAAATGTATTTCCAGTACCAGATGGTGATACTGGAACAAATATGAATCTTTCTATTACTTCTGGGTCAAAGGAAGTAAAAGAAAAACCAAATAGTCATGTAGGGAAAGTTGGTCAAAGCTTTGCAAAGGGCTTATTGATGGGAGCGCGTGGAAATTCTGGTGTTATCCTTTCTCAATTATTTAGAGGTTTTTCTAAATCAATTGAATCCAAGGATACAATTTCAACAACAGATTTTGCTTTAGCATTAGAAGCAGGGGTAGAAACTGCTTATAAAGCTGTTATGAAGCCTATTGAAGGAACAATCTTAACAGTTGCTAGAGAAACAGCAAAAAAAGCAGTTGTCATAGCAAAAACACATGAAGAATTTATTCCTTTTCTTGAGGAAACAATTATTGAAGCAAATGCATCTTTAAACCGTACCCCAGACTTACTGCCAGTGTTAAAACAAGTAGGTGTAGTCGATAGCGGAGGTCAAGGTTTAGTACTTGTATATGAAGGATTCTTAGCATCATTAAAAGGTGAAGAAATTTCTCTAGAAGGTGCTGAGGCGACTCTTTCTCTTGAAGAACTTGTCGAAGCAGAACATCGAAATGTACAAAGTATGTTAAATACTGAAGACATTGTTTACGGATACTGTACTGAATTTATGGTGCGATTTGAAAAAGATAAATTAAATAAACATCCTTTTGACATAGACACTTTCCGTAAAGAGCTAAGTGCATGGGGTGATTCTTTATTAGTAGTTGCTGATGATGAAATTGTAAAAGTTCATATTCACGCTGAGTACCCTGGAGAAGTATTTAATTTAGGTCAACGATTTGGAAGCTTTTTAAAACTAAAAGCCGAAAATATGCGCGAACAACATACTAACTTACTACATGAAGAGGTTTCAAATGAATCTCCTTCTAAAAATGTCTCTACACAATCTACTGAAAAACAAGAATTTGGGATCGTTACAGTAGCTATGGGATCAGGGATTAAAGCATTATTTGAAAGTATTGGGGCAACTGTAGTAATTGAAGGTGGCCAAACAATGAATCCTAGTACAGAAGACATTGTAAAAGCGATTGAACAATGCAACGCAGAAAATGTTATTGTTCTTCCTAACAACGGAAATATCGTGATGGCTGCCGAGCAAGCTGCATCTGTTGCAGAATGTAATGTAGCAGTTGTAACGTCTAAAACAGTACCTCAAGGTATGGCAGCTTTATTATCTTTTAATCCTACTGCAACGTTAGATGAAAATAAATCAGGAATGCAAGATGCATTAAAGACTGTAAAAACAGGTCAAATAACTTATGCGGTTCGAGATACTGAAATTGATGGTGTAGAAATAACAAAAGATCATTTCATGGGCATCCTTGAAAGTAAAATTGTTACTACCGATGCAAATCAATTAGAGGCTGCAAAAAAATTATTACAAGATATGATTGATGAAGATTCTGAAATATTAACAATCTTATATGGCCAAGATGTTTCAAATGAAGAAATTTCAAAATTAGTTGAATTTGCCGAAGAGAGCTTTGATCACTTAGAAGTTGAAGTTCATAACGGAAATCAGCCTTTGTATTCATATATTTTTTCGATCGAATAA
- a CDS encoding Asp23/Gls24 family envelope stress response protein has protein sequence MSLEMKTQYGTIEIGTDVIATIAGGAAIDCYGIVGMASKKQIKDGLTEILKKDNFTKGVIVRQVGEDVNIDMYIIVSYGTKISEVANNVQNKVKYTLDQTLGLSVDSVNIFVQGVKVANL, from the coding sequence ATGTCATTAGAAATGAAAACGCAATATGGAACAATCGAGATTGGTACAGATGTGATCGCTACAATTGCTGGTGGAGCTGCCATTGATTGTTACGGTATTGTTGGAATGGCTTCTAAGAAACAAATTAAGGATGGTCTTACAGAAATCCTAAAAAAAGATAACTTTACAAAAGGTGTTATTGTTCGCCAAGTAGGTGAGGACGTTAATATCGATATGTACATAATTGTAAGCTATGGTACGAAGATTTCTGAAGTTGCTAATAACGTACAAAATAAAGTGAAGTATACTCTTGATCAAACATTAGGCTTGTCAGTTGACTCTGTTAATATTTTTGTTCAAGGTGTGAAAGTAGCTAACCTGTAA
- the rpmB gene encoding 50S ribosomal protein L28: MARVCVITGRKSRSGNSRSHAMNASKRTWGANLQKVRILVNGKPKRVYVSARALKSGKIERV, from the coding sequence ATGGCTCGTGTTTGTGTAATCACAGGAAGAAAGTCTCGTTCTGGTAACAGTCGCTCTCACGCTATGAATGCTTCAAAACGTACTTGGGGTGCTAACCTTCAAAAAGTTCGTATTTTAGTAAACGGTAAACCAAAGCGTGTTTACGTTTCAGCGAGAGCATTAAAATCAGGTAAAATTGAGCGCGTTTAA
- the spoVM gene encoding stage V sporulation protein SpoVM, translating into MRFYTIKLPKFLGGLVRAMLSTFKKDA; encoded by the coding sequence ATGAGATTTTATACGATTAAATTACCTAAATTTCTTGGCGGACTTGTTCGCGCCATGCTGAGTACATTTAAAAAAGACGCTTAG